From the genome of Candidatus Omnitrophota bacterium:
CCGAGTTGATGATTATTGATAAAATCAAAGCCCAATTCCCTAGTCATGGTATTCTTGCTGAGGAAACCGGAAATAGCGATCTCGACAGTGAATATATATGGATCATCGATCCTTTAGATGGGACGCATAACTTTATCCGTAATATAGATATTTTTGGCGTATCTATCGGCATAGTGCATAAGCAAAAGGATTTTGTTGCCGGAATAATTTATATGCCTAGTTCTGATGAACTCTATATCGCCGAGAGAGGGTCAGGAGCATACAAGAACGATACTAAGATATTAGTTTCTGAAAATAATGATTTGAAAGAATGCTCAATTGCTTTTGATTCAAGTATCCGCTATACGCCTGGTCCGATGCTGGGTACTTTGGGAGATTTAGCCGAGAAGGTATTTAATATTAGAATGTTTGGCTCTTCAGCTCGACATCTCTCTTATGTTGCTGAAGGGGTTCTAGACTTTGTGGTAGAGTTTCATGACCGGCCCTGGGATTTTGCCGGCGGGGTTTGTATTATTGAGGAAGCCGGTGGCTTCTTGAGCGATTTAAGAGGTGAGCGATTAACCTATAAAACTATAGGCTATATCGCTTCCAACAACAGAGTCCACGGGCAAATAGAGGATATTGTCAGGTCAAATCT
Proteins encoded in this window:
- a CDS encoding inositol monophosphatase; the protein is MSKILDLGIAAAKEAGEFLLDGFGKVSKIEKKGDRDFATNLDKEAELMIIDKIKAQFPSHGILAEETGNSDLDSEYIWIIDPLDGTHNFIRNIDIFGVSIGIVHKQKDFVAGIIYMPSSDELYIAERGSGAYKNDTKILVSENNDLKECSIAFDSSIRYTPGPMLGTLGDLAEKVFNIRMFGSSARHLSYVAEGVLDFVVEFHDRPWDFAGGVCIIEEAGGFLSDLRGERLTYKTIGYIASNNRVHGQIEDIVRSNLKLKR